The DNA segment AAATCAAATCCAGAAGTTTAACGCCCCCCATACGTGAAATCTTAAATGTCTTGTTCATCCCACTTTTAAGTTCATAACAGCGAATTTCATTATTGCCATTCATAAAAAGGAACGGTTCCACCGCTCTATCTGAGGTAGTATTACTATGCGGTGAAGAATATCCTTTTATTATGACCTGCCTATGCTCCTTTATTGCATCATAAAGTGTGGATATATTTTCTGCTACTTGTTTACTTACTTCTACATTCGAAAGAATATCAAAATCATAAAGCTTATACAACTTGTTTTTAAGATTACGGACCTGAATGCTAGTATCACTGGCCGATTCAAGTACATGCCTGAGCGTTATCGCTTCATCCTCGGTAAAATGTACCAATTCAGTTATCCTTTTAAAGAAAGGAGAACTTTTATCCAATCTATATATCTGCCCCTTCTTCTCAACTATAAATCCATTTTCTTTAAAGCCCTCAATATAATAGTAAAGGTTACGACGTGATATCTCCAGTCTTTCGCATAATTGATCAAGCGTGTATTCACGATTCTGTGTAAGAAGAATCATGAGCCGTAATTGTCTATCAAATTTGTCTAAACGCATATTTTTTTATTCTACTGCAAATATAATTAAAAAACACCATACTTTTAACAAAAAAACTTTAGAATTGAACTAATCTTGCACAAAACGGCAGTTTCTTTGCAGCATAAACAATAATAAATTAATAATTACTACAATGAAAAAGGAATTAGTTTTGACCACAAACAACTCTGGTACACGAAATATCAGTGAAATTATATCAAGTATTAAAGAACATGCACTCCGCCCTATTGTGACATTAAGTAAGTATTACACAAAACTTATGGGAGAAAAGATTAGCACACGCCAGACCCTTCTATTACTGAATGCCCAAGTAGCAGCGGTCTTCACCATTTTCCCATTAAGTTATTCTATTATACTACGAATATTATTCATCATTTGGTTTGCCACATCTGTAATTCAATGTAAAAAAGGTGGACTATAATCCACCTTTTTTACTACTTTATAGTTATTTTTTTCACATCCTTACCCTGTTTTATAATAACAAGACCATTGCTTGATGGAATATTATTTTCAGAGAAAGTTGATGTCGGTGCAGAATATAGAATTTGCCCCTGAGTATTATAAACCCGTGTTATTCCATCTCCTTTTTTAGTAATACCCGGTTCTAGTTCTTCAATCCCCGTTTGTATACTTTTCACAGGGGTAAGAGTTATTGTACTACCATTTTTAACTAGCGTATAAGCACTTGTTATACCTTGATAAGCTAACATAGGCTGCCAAGTAGTCTCTATTTCTCCACTGCCTGAATATCCTTCTGTAGCAAGCGTAATAGTATATGTACCATCGCTCAAATAGCTTAGACTTATACCCTTTGAGGATGAATAATTAGAGATTCCATACATCGTACCTGCATAACTATTGCCGGTGGTTATAGCATTTAAGACAGTGTACCCACCAGAAGCATTTTTTGCTACCAAAGCTATAAGACCTTTAAAATACATTGTACCGTAATTGCATGCAGCACCTATAGTATAATTTATATTATTCCCGCTACACGTAATATTAAGATTTTTATAAAGCAACCATTGAGACTTATAACTACGAAGATCTGATTTTGCCCGTATTCCGGTAGTCATCATCTGGTATTCAGAAAACTTTATATCATAACCTGTAATATTAGGATTTAGCAATGTTATATCATAATACCCATCAGCCAATCCGTTCCATCCCCAATTTACATGAACATTACCGTTTGCATCATAACCATCAAATACAAAAGCGTGCCCTCCATCGTCTGTATCCTGACCAGAATAAAATATAGGGTAATGTGCATTCAATTCTTCATATATCAAACCAGACCATTCAGAATCTGTATAGAATTCACGATCATAAAATCTAATGCTATTGCTATCACACTGCATATTATCAAATAGTCCTCTTGTCACATCATATATTAATGCACCGCTACTATCTGACATATAATTCATCTTAGCTGCAGCCCCACAATCCACCATCAACTGACTTACAGCATTTGCAGCAGCTAATTTAGAAGTTGTCAAAGCATAAGTACCATCATATGAATCAGTCATTCCTGCCCAATTATATACATATTGTCCAAAAGTATATTGGTATTTTGTAGTCGTAGTATCCTTCTTGGCATCTACAACAGACACAGAATATGAACCAGTACCCTTAGATGTTGATGGATATCCGATATTCTTTAAGCATTGAGCCATAGCTGTAGCAGCACAACCGGTAGGTGTATGAGAATCATTTATTTTCGGAGTCAAAAGGTTATAAGCACCATCCTGTCCCCATTTAGTAGTTACGAATGGTGCCACAGACGTACCAACAGTGCTACTGGTTGTCATACTATTAAGTATTTCAGAAGAAGACATCTTCACAATACCTTTTGTAATATTGCTTTTCATTGAAGAGTCAGCCTTTGCCAGCCACCATCTGAGACCATCCGGCAGCGTATCAGGAAATGCTGTATTATCTGAATAACCGATAACTGCATTATAGTTGTCATCTCTTGCCAATACCACAAATCCATTATTTCCAGACTGATAAACATCAAGTTTATCCATAGAAAGTCGTTTTCTAACAACTGCAGATTTTCCATATCCGGAACTATTTCTGCTTTTAGAAGATGATGTATTACTAAAGAATTTATTAGCTATTGATAGCATTTCGGTACTGTCCCTATCTGCCGCTGAAATCGTTGCAGAGAAAAGCGACAGCGTTATTGCTATAAACAATGTTTTCATATCTAATATCAGTTATTCATTTAAGGCACAAAGATACTACATTATATCTATTATCTAGAATTATTTTATACCAACTGGCAAAATTTACTACTAAAAAGTCTGAACTCAACTAAAAGTTACTTACACTGTGGTACAACTTATATTATATTTGTTGCCACTTTAAATATAGCTTAACTCTTCTTGCAAATTTTTTAATAGATAATACGCATAAAAAATTGGGCGCGCCAATAATTGACGCGCCCAATTTATATTATCATTTATTATGCTTCGCAATAATAAAATTAGTTATTATTGACAAGGCCTGAATAGCGATGACCACTAATCTTATATTTTACGAAACCATTTCCAGAAGGTATTGCATCACCTTTAAATGTTACATAGAATACAATCGAATCCGATTTTGACCCATTAGGTTGAATGCCCTGTCCTGGAAGAATTTGTCCACCAGAAATACTTGCAGTCTCCGTACTTCCAGTCTTAGACTGGAATGTCAGATTATTAATATCGCATGATACTTTCTGCGCAAAAGTATAGTCAGGCAAGCCACTATTACTTAAATCGAAAGGCATATTTACAAAAATCTCATCGGTTGTATTAGCTGCCGTATTATAAGTTTTCATAAGTTGATGTCCAAGTCCATACAAATCACCATCAGATAGTACAACTTTGTTTGATGCATCCACGCCTTCAACTGTCACATACCACTCTCCTGCAACAGACTGAGTAGCTGTACCACCTATTTCGTCTTTGCTACATGATGCCAATACTAGGCATATCAACAATGTAGCTGAAAATATAATTTTTTTCATATTTATTCTTTTATTTCTTGTTCAATATAATATTGAAAGTCATACCAGACCATACAACACTCCAAGATAATGTACTTTTTGCTGAATCAAAATTTCCTGTGAAACTTGTTGCAGAACCTCCAAATCCAGGTAAATTATTGTCTAATATAGAAATTGTTCCATCATTAGCCACCTTCATATTCCCTGCAAGAGCATAAGTCGTTCCATATCCTTTACCCTGATCATAGTAACCTCCTATGAAGTCAGTTACACTATAATTAGAACCATTCTTAAGAACCTCTATGTACATATCCTTTCCAAATGATGAATAAAGAGTTTGTTTACCTGCACTCATACGATAACTATTTGGATCAACTTTATATAATCCCTCTACTGCATCACTTGCATCAGCTACAAATACAGTACGAGTTAAACTTGAAGAAAATCCATCTGCATTAGTAAAAGAATAGACTACAGTATACAGTCCAGACTTAGTAACATCAACATTTGATTTAATTGTTACCTGACCTGTTACATCTTCTCCATTCAAGATACATTTGTAACCGGGATCTTTAAATTGTGCACCCTTTGCCCAAGACATATAATTATCACCAGACATTGTCAAAGTAGGATAATATGTAATACGGGTATCATTATATTCGTCTTTGCTGCAACTGCTAAAAGCTACGACAGTCAATGCGAATATCATTAAATAAAATATTTTTCTTTTCATTTTCTTTTCCAATTAAATATTGAAACTTATATTACTTACCCCAAAATACTGGTGATGTATAACCTGGGAAACTCGGAGCATTGCTATTTCTTGCAGAAGAATGCTCAGCGTATGGGTAACGCTCCAAAATTTTACCCTCTCCTACTGGTCCGTAAACCAAAATAGGTGTATATAAAGTACCAGGTACATATTTAGAAGTATAGATCACATCTTTAGCACTATCATAGAGATCATCACCTTTAACAGTTCCAAATGTTGGGAAATTCAAACGACGCATCTCGCACCAAGCCTCAAAATTATTTGTACCTGAAAGAGCAACCCATTTGGCAATACCAATAGACTTTTTATAATTTACATTATCGTAAGGGTAAACCTTCAGATAATCTGCAAGACTCTCGTCTGGATTACTAATACCTGCAGATTGGAAAGATGCCTTCACTGCTGCGTCATAATGAGATTCTGCATCATCAGCTGTTCCATAACGAGCATAATACTCAGCTTTAAAGAATTCAATTTCAGATACAGTCAAAAGATAAACAGGAGAATTATATGTTATTGCAGGGCGGCTAAAAGAAGTCGCATTATAAGCCTTTGATGTACTAAGGCTTGTACCAGAAACACTTCCTGCATATTTTGAGCTTCCATTAACTGCAAAGAATTTTGATAAACGAGGGTCTGTATAAGTTATATCACCTGATGCATCAGTTACTTGCATTGTTCCAACAATTGCTAAGTTAGCGATTGTATTATTTGTAGCTTTACCTGAAGTAGAAAATTCTTCTGCAAAATATGGGTTATAGCTACCGCTTTGGTTTGCCCAACAACTAGAATATGCTACATCTGATGTAGGGAAATCATTTTCTGTAATAAGTGCAGATATCTGATTTTTTACATCATCTACATTTGATTCACGCATCAATATTTTCAGCTTCAAAGCTTTAGCAAATTTAATCCAACTGTCGGCCTTGGCAGATGGGAATAAGAAATTTGTGCAAACAATATCTGAAGAAGAAGCTTTGCTTAATGCATCATCAAGTTCTTTTAATATACCAGTATATATTGTCTGGCCATCATCAAATTTTGGTGTAGCATTATCAGAATTCAAGGCTTCTGTATATGGAACTTCACCATAGCAGTCTACCAATGTCTCGAAAACGAATGCACGTAAGGTTGTAGCTGCAAGGTATGTACCCCATTCATTTTTGGCTGAAGATTTTGTTCTTATTGTCTCCAGATTCTTTAATGCACGGCTCATCAACTGATCATAAGCATCATTACTACGAGTTGCATTCATTTGGAATTGCGAGAAATCCAAATAGTTACTGCTACCAAATTGCTGTGTATATTGCTGTGCATGGAATCCACCTGCCATTCTTAAGAAACAACCATAGCTTCCAGCTAAATTCATCTCAGCGCCTGGCATCAACATAGAAGATGTCACATTATCCTCTGAAGGTGAATTTGGATCTTGGTTAATATCCAAGTAATTATTACAAGACGTTGTTACAAGTCCTAGTAATATTGTTGATATTATCAATAATTTTTTCATATCATTTCATTTTTAGAATTTAACGCTGAGGTTACAACCAAATGTGCGGCAAGAAGGGTTAGCATAAAGCTCACCAAACTGTCCTTGAAGGTCTGTACCTGTTGTTGTTGTCTCAGGATCAATATAATAGTTATCTTTAGCTGTCCATGTAAATACATTATTACAGAACAAAGACACTGTGATATCTGATAAAGATAAAGAACGAACCAAATGTCTTGGGAATGCATATGCCAAAGTTATATTACGCAATTTAACATAAGAACGATCAACTAGATAGAAGTAATCACCTTGTCCATTACCATAATCATTAAAATATGACTGGTAACTTGAATTTGTCAAATAAATAGGTGTTGTATTCTCTGAATATGTATTACCATTAGCAACTACAGAATTCGGTATTACGAATGGACGGCGATCATTGTATGTCGAGATTGTGCCGTTACCTGTAAACTGCATCAAATCTTTAGTACGTGAGAACATGTAACCACCTGCACGAATATCAAGAGCTGCGCTCAATGTAAATCCATAAGCAGAAAGAGCAGTCGTTACACCACCAGTCCACTTGTTATTCATATTCTTACCGGTATCCTCTACTGATGTACCTAAGACAGGTTGTCCATTGGCATCAACTATCATCTTTCCATAATCAGCACTTTTCGGATCTGTTACCCTTTGCGGAAGATATGCATAGTACTCACCCATAGGTTTGCCTTCTTCTGCATACATATAAACTGCATGATTACCGGCAGAGAAGCTATAAATTGTTGTCTTTCCGCCCTCAAGACTTGAAGGCATTGACAATACTTTAT comes from the Xylanibacter oryzae DSM 17970 genome and includes:
- a CDS encoding helix-turn-helix transcriptional regulator; translated protein: MRLDKFDRQLRLMILLTQNREYTLDQLCERLEISRRNLYYYIEGFKENGFIVEKKGQIYRLDKSSPFFKRITELVHFTEDEAITLRHVLESASDTSIQVRNLKNKLYKLYDFDILSNVEVSKQVAENISTLYDAIKEHRQVIIKGYSSPHSNTTSDRAVEPFLFMNGNNEIRCYELKSGMNKTFKISRMGGVKLLDLIWCNEKKHKIIYTDIFQFSSEDKKPIKLRLNRLSCNILKEEYPIAEKYISQEDEQHWIFQTDVCSYKGVGRFVLGMFEDIQVLESDEFATFLKDKIQSMTNSCL
- a CDS encoding C10 family peptidase, translating into MKTLFIAITLSLFSATISAADRDSTEMLSIANKFFSNTSSSKSRNSSGYGKSAVVRKRLSMDKLDVYQSGNNGFVVLARDDNYNAVIGYSDNTAFPDTLPDGLRWWLAKADSSMKSNITKGIVKMSSSEILNSMTTSSTVGTSVAPFVTTKWGQDGAYNLLTPKINDSHTPTGCAATAMAQCLKNIGYPSTSKGTGSYSVSVVDAKKDTTTTKYQYTFGQYVYNWAGMTDSYDGTYALTTSKLAAANAVSQLMVDCGAAAKMNYMSDSSGALIYDVTRGLFDNMQCDSNSIRFYDREFYTDSEWSGLIYEELNAHYPIFYSGQDTDDGGHAFVFDGYDANGNVHVNWGWNGLADGYYDITLLNPNITGYDIKFSEYQMMTTGIRAKSDLRSYKSQWLLYKNLNITCSGNNINYTIGAACNYGTMYFKGLIALVAKNASGGYTVLNAITTGNSYAGTMYGISNYSSSKGISLSYLSDGTYTITLATEGYSGSGEIETTWQPMLAYQGITSAYTLVKNGSTITLTPVKSIQTGIEELEPGITKKGDGITRVYNTQGQILYSAPTSTFSENNIPSSNGLVIIKQGKDVKKITIK
- a CDS encoding SusD/RagB family nutrient-binding outer membrane lipoprotein; translation: MKKLLIISTILLGLVTTSCNNYLDINQDPNSPSEDNVTSSMLMPGAEMNLAGSYGCFLRMAGGFHAQQYTQQFGSSNYLDFSQFQMNATRSNDAYDQLMSRALKNLETIRTKSSAKNEWGTYLAATTLRAFVFETLVDCYGEVPYTEALNSDNATPKFDDGQTIYTGILKELDDALSKASSSDIVCTNFLFPSAKADSWIKFAKALKLKILMRESNVDDVKNQISALITENDFPTSDVAYSSCWANQSGSYNPYFAEEFSTSGKATNNTIANLAIVGTMQVTDASGDITYTDPRLSKFFAVNGSSKYAGSVSGTSLSTSKAYNATSFSRPAITYNSPVYLLTVSEIEFFKAEYYARYGTADDAESHYDAAVKASFQSAGISNPDESLADYLKVYPYDNVNYKKSIGIAKWVALSGTNNFEAWCEMRRLNFPTFGTVKGDDLYDSAKDVIYTSKYVPGTLYTPILVYGPVGEGKILERYPYAEHSSARNSNAPSFPGYTSPVFWGK
- a CDS encoding BT_2262 family domain-containing protein, which translates into the protein MKRKIFYLMIFALTVVAFSSCSKDEYNDTRITYYPTLTMSGDNYMSWAKGAQFKDPGYKCILNGEDVTGQVTIKSNVDVTKSGLYTVVYSFTNADGFSSSLTRTVFVADASDAVEGLYKVDPNSYRMSAGKQTLYSSFGKDMYIEVLKNGSNYSVTDFIGGYYDQGKGYGTTYALAGNMKVANDGTISILDNNLPGFGGSATSFTGNFDSAKSTLSWSVVWSGMTFNIILNKK
- a CDS encoding lipid-binding protein; translated protein: MKKIIFSATLLICLVLASCSKDEIGGTATQSVAGEWYVTVEGVDASNKVVLSDGDLYGLGHQLMKTYNTAANTTDEIFVNMPFDLSNSGLPDYTFAQKVSCDINNLTFQSKTGSTETASISGGQILPGQGIQPNGSKSDSIVFYVTFKGDAIPSGNGFVKYKISGHRYSGLVNNN